Sequence from the Pyrobaculum neutrophilum V24Sta genome:
TCGGCCTGCCGGCGATATGGGCGTCGTCTCTCAAAGGCGCGTTGAAGAGCCACGCCAAGATGAAGAAGGACCCCCTTGTCCACTGCGTCTTTGGCAGAGACGCGGTTGGGCAGGCTCCCGAGGGGATCTCCGGCGTAACTCTATTCGACGCGAGGCTCCTCCTCATCCCCGCGAGGAGCCTAAGGGGCGTGTGGATCTACGTAACAACGCCGCATATGCTCCGCGCCTTTATCGTCTACCTGGAGTCTCTTGTCCCCCTCGGCGTAGAGGGCGCGAAGACGCTCCTCGACGTGGCTAAGAAGGCGCTTGACATATCTAGAGACGCGCCTGTCGTCTCTTCGCAGAGCTACCTCTGGGACGGCTCCCTCGTCATAAACGAGCTGGCTATAAAACAGGCGAAGGTAAACGGCGACTTGGCCAAGTTCACAGAGCAGCTGGCGAAACACCTCTCGCTCCCCAAGACGGACCTCGCCGTTGTGGGCGACGACATAGCCAAGACGCTCGTCGACCGCTCCATGTTGATACAGTACAGAGTGAGGCTCACCGAGCGGAAGACTGTGGCAGAGGGCGCCCTCTGGAGCGAGGAGTATCTGCCCCAGTTCTCAGTCCTCCACTCCGCAGTCGTGTGCAGAGCGGCAAAGTGCAGAGAGGGAAACGAAGAAAGGCAGCTCAAGGCGGAGGAGGTGTGTGTAAAGTTCAGAGAGCTTGCGGCGGGCGGCGGGAGGGGCTACGTCTGGGTCGGCGGCAAGGAGACAATCGGCAGGGGGCTGGTGGAGGTGGCGCTGGTATGAGCGAGGAGGTAAAGCTGGCGGTGGAGTGCACCAAGGCCGTGGAGGGCTATAGAGACGACGACGCCAAGAGGCGGTACGCCCAGAGGACTAGGCACTTTCTCTCAGACATAACGACGCTTGGGGTGGCACACGTTGTGGCCATCGCGTCGGCGAGGGCCGGCAAAGACGCCGTCGAGACCGGGCTGAGGGCTCAGACGTGTAGAGAGGCCGTCGAGAGGATATCGCAGATGAAGCTCACAGTCGAGGAGGCCTCCTACGGCCTCTACGGCGCTGTGTTGCTCTACGGCCTCAAGGCCCTGGGCGTCGTCAAAGCCGCCTCCCTCGCAGACGCGCTTCTGGAGCTGGACAGCCCCATGGCGTCCTCCGCGGCGTATCAATACGCCCTGTGGCTTAAGACTCTGGCGGAGGCCTACTTCAAATAATGGAGGCCGCCTTCAGAGTCAGAGTCTCGACGCCGCTGTCCGTCGGCTGGTACGACCCAACGCTCGTCGACCCGGAGAACCCCCTCAGGCCCGCCTCGCTCAAGGGGGTCTGGCGCTGGTGGGCGAGGGCCTTCGTAGGAGGGGTCCTCTACGAGAGGGGGTGTCTAAGGGGGGAGCCCGGCCGCGTGGAGGTGCTCCGGCCGAGCAGGAGGGAGGCCGAGGCGGTGTCGAGGGCGGTCGGCATTACGCTGGGCCTCGGCTACGCCGGGAGCAGAGAGGCGGCCTCGTCGAAGTTTAGAATTACCACACGCGTCGTGAGGGGGCCCCGGGTGGAGAGGGCCAGAGGCGGCCCCATCTACCTCGGCGGGAGGCCCGTGGAGCTCCAGAGGTTCAAGCTCCTCACGCTGGGGAAGCCCCCCAAGACCGTCGAGTACGTCTCAGACGGCGAGTTCGAGATCAAGATATCTGCCGAGGGCATCCCGCGGGAGGTCTTCACAGCCGCCGTGGGCATATTAGCCGTGGCCCTCACGCTGGGGGGCGTGGGGAAGGGGTCGCGGAAGGGCCTCGGCTCTCTTGACGTGGTCTACGCCAGCGAGCCCCGGCACGTCAAACTCGCCGAGCTGGTCAGAGACGTGAAGAGGGCAGTGGAGAGGCTGGTCAGAGACGACTGCGGGGGGAAGCCCAGGGGCCTCCCCCCGATGCCCGTCGTGGCGGACGCGGCGGTGGAGGGCGTGAAGGTGGCGCAGATATATGCGGTGCAGAAGGCCCAGTTCCCAGACCTCCACAACTTCTTCCTAAGGCCCCAGAGGACGCGGGTCCTCCACGGCGACTACCGGGCGGAGGACGACCTCAGGAAGACCCTGTCTGCCTGGGCACTGGGCCTCCCCCGTTCGCAGAGGGGCACCGGCTACGAAAGCGACGTGGAGAGGAGGGCCTCCACCATAATGCTCTCGTACCACGGCAGTGGGCACATCTACGGCGACGGGGCTTTCCTCACGGCGCTCATCTCGGGCGACTGGCCCAGGAGGATAACCTGGAGCTCCGAATACGCAGAGGAGGAGGTTGAGGTAGACGAGAAGAAGATCATAGAAGCGCACGCCGCAGCCCTAGCCGAGTTCCAGGAGTACGTCAAAAAGATAGGCGGCGAAGTCGCGAAGGTATGGCCGTGAAGAGGCCGAAGAAGAGGGAGGAAAGGGAGGTAGACTACGGCAAGTACTTCTCAAGCTGCGCAGGCGACTACAACGTGGTGTCCTGCGTCAACCTGGCGTTTCTAGAGGCTTCTAGAGACCTGGCGAGGCAGAACATCAGGCTCAGGATCCCCGAGTTCTCGCGGTGGGCCGTCTTAACGCTCCACCAGAGGCCGCCGCAGATGTGGGACCAGGTCAAGCGCTACCTCGAGCTGGTCTACGCGGCGGCCAGAGGGGCGTTTCAAAACGTCTTCAAGTTCGAGTTCTCCCTAGAGACCCCGCTCACTATACACACCAGATGGCCCTACCTCCCCCTGGAGATAGGCATAGCGTGGCACCCCATCCTCAACGTGCCCTACATCCCGGCGAGCTCCCTCAAGGGAGCCCTCAGGGCGGCCGCGCCCGAGCCCGTCTGCGACTTCACCAAGGCGGAGCTCTTCGGCACCGCCCAGGAGGAGGGGCTGTTGGTGGTCTTCGACGCGTACCCCACCGGCGGCAAGGCGGTGAGGCCAGACGTGGTGACGCCCCACTACAGAGAGGTGGAGGGCGAGATAGCGGAGACTCAGGCGAGCCCCGTCCCCCTCGTCTTCCCCACCGTCCCCCCGGGCACAAAGTTCCAGTTCATGGTGGGAATTCTGCCGAGAGACGAAAAGAGGGAGGTTGACTATAAGAAGTGCGAGATGGAGTTGTTCGACGCAGTGAAGAAGACGCTGGTGAGGGGACTGGGCGCGAAGACCGCAGTAGGGTACGGCGTCTTCAAAATTTAAAAATCGTTTCTTGACAATTTATGGATATGTTCTTGATAGATTTGCGTAAGGTCATCGCCAAAAACTTCCGAAAGATCGAGGGGGCTGAGGCCTCCTTGCGGCACGGCAAACTCCCCTTGATAGGCCCCCATCGGCGGCGGCAAAAACAACTTCATTTGCGCGCCCCCTATATCAGTTGCCTTATGGAGGGAAATCGGACGGTGGAAATCTACGAAGAAGTAGACCGCGACTACTGTGGGGTGTGCTCATGGTGCTCCTAGTCGTCCTTCCCTGCGGCCGCCTCGCTGAGCTTGAGAGGCTACTCAACTGCGGCTCAGTGAGGGAGGTGGGAGACGTCGCCAGATGCGAGGGGCCCTACAGCATCTATCTGAACTACGTGGAGAGGTGCGACAGAGGCCTCCCAATAGCGGGGACCCCCGCCGGAAGCGCCGGAGAGGGCGAGCTGTGCTACGTCGGCATAGTCCTCACGAAGTACTGGGCAAGCGACTGGGAGTACATGTCGGACAAGGCGGAGAGCGAGGTGGCGCAACACGCGGAGGAGCTCCTGCCCAAGGTCGCCCAGCTGGCGTATATGGCAGTCGCCACGAGGGCCCCCAGCGTGCGCCGGGAGACAGACGACGTGGTCTACAGACACATGCTCTGGGTCTGGGTGAGGAGGGGCTGGGAGGCGTGCGGAAAGGCGTGGAAGATAGCCGCCTTCGCGGCGCTGGACTCCCCCTGGGACCAGGCTTTGGCGTATGAAGACTCCATGCTCCGCGGCGAGGAGAAATACGGCGGCGTATTTATAAAGCTGTAGCCAGTTTTCCCAGTGATTTCGCGCCTTTACATAAGCGGCGTGAGGCAGATAGAGGAGACCTCCCTAGAGCTTAGGGAGAAGGTGCTCCTCGTGGGGCCAAACGGCGGGGGGAAGTCCAGCGTAATATACTCGGCCCTCGCCCTCCTCTACTCCATATCCTCCACCCGCTCTCCTGCTTGGGCGGTGGAGAACAGCTTCGGGGAGTTGCGAAACCTCGTGCGGGGCGATAGGGCTGTGGTGGAGGGTGTCGTGGGCGGCGAGACGCACAAGCTGGTGGTCGACAGGGAGGGGAGGGCTGAGGTTGACGGCGCGCCGGCCCCAGCCGCTCTGCGCCGGATCGAGGTGGGGTACTTCAACACGCACGTGTCCGTGGGGAGGTGGGGGGCCCAGGCGTTTACAGAGGGCGTCGAGGTGAGGGCCGCCGAGGTCGCCGCCTGGGTCGAGGAGCAGCTGAGGCGCCTGGGCATAGCGTCGAGGTTCCACTTCGATTCCTACTACAGCGGCGCCTGGATCCACACAGCCCGCGCCGCCTATGGGGTCAAGAGGGCCCTCGGCATCCTCCTGGCCTCCTACGGCGCAGAGGCTGTGTTTGGAGAGGTGTACGAGGCCGGGCTACACTACGACCTAGGGGCGAAGATCATCGGGAGGGTGCTGGCCCAGCTAGACGCCTTCGTGATGCTGGAGACGCACGTCCCGCTGTACGTCAAAGAGGCGCTGGACAGAGGGTGGCAGGTCCTCTACATGAGGGACGGCAGAGCCTTCGAGATAGCCGACGTGGCGGACCTAAAGGCCATAGACGAAGAGGCGGCGTGGGCATATGCCTACGTTTAAGCTAGACCCAGTCCAGGGACGTTGCACGTCACAGCTCAACTTCCCGTGCGACGGCTACTGCATATGTGCCCCCGACCCCAACAACGCCAAATGCGGCGGCAACCTCCTGTGCGCCACCCCGGGCCAGCTCGACTGGTGTATAGCCCAGGCGGACAGGCCCAAGGTGAAGATAGCGGTTGAGTGCATGTGCGACCTGACGAGCTTCAGAGCCACCCACAAGATCGCGGAGAAGGTCATCAGACAGATAGGTAGCTACGCCTCAATCTGCACTCCAGTGGAGAAGTGGGCCGCATTCCCGCCGGACTGGCCGGAGGAGCTTGAGGAAACGCTGAGGCAGAGCGGGATCAAGATCGTGGACTGCGGCGACGTCCCCTGCGACCTCTGTAGATGCTAGTCGTCCTCCCCTGCGAGAAACTCGCCGAGCTGGCCGCGAGGCTCGGTTGCCCAGAGGCGCCGAAGCACGTCGACGACACGACAAAATGCGGCAGATACGCCCTCTACCTAAACTACGTAGAGGAGAAATGCGCCGGCTGGAGCTCCAAGGCGGCGGGAGAGGCTGGGGAAGGCCGAATGTGCTACGTGGGGATAACCCTATCCGACCTGTGGATAGAGGACTGGGGCTACCGCTCGTACGAAGCCGCCCCCTACGCGGCCGAAGAGGCCGAGAAACTACTGGAAAAAGTAGCAG
This genomic interval carries:
- a CDS encoding RAMP superfamily CRISPR-associated protein, which gives rise to MEAAFRVRVSTPLSVGWYDPTLVDPENPLRPASLKGVWRWWARAFVGGVLYERGCLRGEPGRVEVLRPSRREAEAVSRAVGITLGLGYAGSREAASSKFRITTRVVRGPRVERARGGPIYLGGRPVELQRFKLLTLGKPPKTVEYVSDGEFEIKISAEGIPREVFTAAVGILAVALTLGGVGKGSRKGLGSLDVVYASEPRHVKLAELVRDVKRAVERLVRDDCGGKPRGLPPMPVVADAAVEGVKVAQIYAVQKAQFPDLHNFFLRPQRTRVLHGDYRAEDDLRKTLSAWALGLPRSQRGTGYESDVERRASTIMLSYHGSGHIYGDGAFLTALISGDWPRRITWSSEYAEEEVEVDEKKIIEAHAAALAEFQEYVKKIGGEVAKVWP
- the cmr6 gene encoding type III-B CRISPR module RAMP protein Cmr6 → MAVKRPKKREEREVDYGKYFSSCAGDYNVVSCVNLAFLEASRDLARQNIRLRIPEFSRWAVLTLHQRPPQMWDQVKRYLELVYAAARGAFQNVFKFEFSLETPLTIHTRWPYLPLEIGIAWHPILNVPYIPASSLKGALRAAAPEPVCDFTKAELFGTAQEEGLLVVFDAYPTGGKAVRPDVVTPHYREVEGEIAETQASPVPLVFPTVPPGTKFQFMVGILPRDEKREVDYKKCEMELFDAVKKTLVRGLGAKTAVGYGVFKI
- a CDS encoding DUF2813 domain-containing protein, which gives rise to MISRLYISGVRQIEETSLELREKVLLVGPNGGGKSSVIYSALALLYSISSTRSPAWAVENSFGELRNLVRGDRAVVEGVVGGETHKLVVDREGRAEVDGAPAPAALRRIEVGYFNTHVSVGRWGAQAFTEGVEVRAAEVAAWVEEQLRRLGIASRFHFDSYYSGAWIHTARAAYGVKRALGILLASYGAEAVFGEVYEAGLHYDLGAKIIGRVLAQLDAFVMLETHVPLYVKEALDRGWQVLYMRDGRAFEIADVADLKAIDEEAAWAYAYV
- the cmr5 gene encoding type III-B CRISPR module-associated protein Cmr5, with the translated sequence MSEEVKLAVECTKAVEGYRDDDAKRRYAQRTRHFLSDITTLGVAHVVAIASARAGKDAVETGLRAQTCREAVERISQMKLTVEEASYGLYGAVLLYGLKALGVVKAASLADALLELDSPMASSAAYQYALWLKTLAEAYFK
- the cmr4 gene encoding type III-B CRISPR module RAMP protein Cmr4, translated to MEGGRAAVGGVLLLQAVTPLHAGVGRSEAAHVDLLVQRDEFGLPAIWASSLKGALKSHAKMKKDPLVHCVFGRDAVGQAPEGISGVTLFDARLLLIPARSLRGVWIYVTTPHMLRAFIVYLESLVPLGVEGAKTLLDVAKKALDISRDAPVVSSQSYLWDGSLVINELAIKQAKVNGDLAKFTEQLAKHLSLPKTDLAVVGDDIAKTLVDRSMLIQYRVRLTERKTVAEGALWSEEYLPQFSVLHSAVVCRAAKCREGNEERQLKAEEVCVKFRELAAGGGRGYVWVGGKETIGRGLVEVALV